The nucleotide window TGCCGCCGCGTTCAGACTGTGTTCCTCCCATTCGCAGAGGACGATGGCTTCCCGCAGGTCGGCCGGCAAATCATTCACGGCGGCGCGCACGGCCGCGGCGCGTTCTTCGGCCACGGTCTGTTCGCGGGGCGATGGATCGGAGGCAGGCAGGGTGTCCGCCAGGGCGGGTTCGGCGGGGGAAAGTTCCGCGTGCAGTGAAACGTTCGGATGCCGCGTGCGCCAGCGAATCTGGTTGCGGGCCAGATTCGCCGCGATGGTGAACAGCCATGTGCTGAAGCGCAGGTTTGGCCGGAAGCGGTCGCGCGCCCGGTAAACCCGCACGAAGGTTTCCTGCGCCAGATCGTTCGCGTCGTCTTCGTTTTGCAGCATGCGCGCGAGAAACCCGAACACCGCCGGGGCGTGCCGCTCCATCAAGTCGTCCAGCGCGGTCGCGTGGCCGGCCTGCAACTTTTCCATGTCGGCCCGGTCGCGGGCGTCTGCCTCAAGGGTGGTCATGCACGTGACCGTTCGTTCCCGCCATCGACGCCTCGACCTGTTCGTGGTCGCCCAGGGTGAGCCGCTTCATTTCAGCGAGGTAACGCGCCCCCTGGTCGGCCGGCATGGCGCGGCTCACCGCTTCAAAGTGGGCCAGCATTTCGCCCTGGCATTTGGTGCGCAGCGCGGTCACTTCCGCGCGCAGTTCCGCGAGGCGGGCCGGGGAATTGGTTCCGGCGGCTTCGGCGGCGGCGAGTTCCTGTTTCTTGACGGCGATGCGCTCGCAGTTGGCGGCGCAAATGGGCAGATAGCCTTCGTGCAAATGGCGGATGCGGGCGAGGTCCGCAGCCGTCAGGTGAAATTCCATGCGGAGCCAGTCCAGATCGTCCGTGGATTGGGCCATCCGCGCGACGCACCAGTGCCGGGCGCACACGAACGCGGCCCCAAACACCCCGGCAACCAGCGCCAGGGCGAGCAGCAGAACCATGACCGGCTTGCGCATGCGTCAGGGGATGAACGGCATGGCCACGGTGGCGACGTAACGCGCCTGGGCGGCTTGTTTCGCCTGGGCGACACCGTCGAGTGAACCGATTACCGCCCCGGCCAACAGGGCGAAGGTGGCCACGGCCACCGCAAAGCGCGGTCGCAGCAGCCAGCCGACCAGCTGTTCGAGCCAGCGTCCCCCGGCCGGGCGGCCGGAGGCGGCTTCCGCTTTGGCAATGCGTTGCCACACTTGCGCCTGGAAGTTGGACGGCAGTGACGCGGTTGGACGGGCGTCGCGCAGGACGGTTTGCAACCGTTCATCGGCATCCGGATTTGATGTTTTTATCGACATATACTTGAGCCCGCGAACATCGGGCGTTCGCCATTTAACCGGGCGGCTGGCGTCGGATAATGCGCGGCCAGACGCCCTCACTCAGCTTACCCCGGGGCGGGGAGAATCCCGCAGCTTTTTTTGCGTCCCGCACCCGTGGAATGGCCGCGCTCACGGCCAGTCGAGCGCCGCGCGGTCCGGCAACTTCGGGAACGGCCGGTGCGGCTCGGTTTGATACCAGTAGGCCACGGAGGAAATCCGGTCGTCCAACTGCCGGTAGAGTCCGCCGTCCTTCCAGCCCAGCGCCTGAATTGTGACGCGCAGATCCTTCTGGAAGCGGACCGGGTCGGGAATGTGCCAGCGATACAATCCAAACCGCTGACCCGGCTCGTAAGCCTTGTCCGGTGGCAGCACCTGCGTGAGGCCGGAATAAGGCGTCGAAAACGGCTGATACTTCCGCGTCGCGCGGTTTTCGAAATTGTAGGAGCCACAGAAATAATCTTCCGTGCCCGTGCCGCAGATAGTGGGGAATTTCTGGTCGCCATCCAGGTAGAACTTGATTTCGCCTTCGCCCCACCAGCCGGAGTTGTGCGTCTCCCACGTCAGATAGGTGCCGACGTATTGGCCGCGCCCGGTCACGCCGTCGAGGATGGTGTAGAGGCCCTTTTCCCGAAGCGGCGATTCCTGACGGAATTGCACGTGAAAATAGCCGGCGTCGCGCGGCACTTTCGCGAGCGTGTAGTTGATCTGATAGTAAAGCACCATCGGCTGGTCGTCCCGGTTCTCCAGCGTCACCCGCGCCGCCTTGCGAAAGGGCATGGGCCAGTAGCAATTGAACGCGCTGCCCGGATTCACACATACCGCCAGCGAGTTGATCTGCGCGTAGTGACCGAGGCCGCACGCGAAGAAGTCGCCGACCGGGCACTCGACCGACGGCTCCTTTTCGCCGTCCCAGTAGAACCGGAGGATCGACCGGCGCCAGTTCCCGGTGGGCGTCATCCAAATCTGCTGCAACGCACCCGGCCCTTTGAGGTCCGCCAGCGTGAACGTTTCGCCGGCCTTGATTTGCACGGACGGCGAAACCTTCCAGCCCTGGCCCAGTTCGCTGGCGGCGTGCCGGCCCGTGCCGTTCGTGGCCATGCCGGCGCGGCCCTTTTCGCCCGTGAAATTCTCCGGGCTGACCGACCGGCTCAACGCGGACGACGTGCGAAACAGGCCGGCCAGTCCGGCCTCGGGCAGGGGCTGGGCCGGAAGGGCGCCCGGACGCAGCCAGGCGCCGAGCAGAAGCAGCATGACGGAAAAGATGCGGGTGGGTTTCATGAGTTGCGGGAGTTTGTGGTTGTGCACGTTCACGCGGGTTCGTTCCAACGGGCTGGGAGACGCATGATGACAACGACGTTCACCGGGGGCAACTGATTCAATGCGGACGCAATCCGCCCGGCATCAAACCCGTCCTGGACCCGGAATGCCGGGCGTGGTTCGGTCTGCTTCCTCTGGCACCTGATCAAACACCCGAAGCCTTACGACCCGGCCGTGTGACAGCACGCCGGAGAAAAACTGAAGCTGAAGAAGATCCAACGCCTCCGCCCATCCGCCACCGCCCTCGGCTTCAAACCTACCGCTACATGAACTTACACGCCCAGTTGCTTGCGAGGCGTTTCACTGCGGCAGCCCACTCCCTCATACCGCCGTGAGCATATTTGCATCACGGAAAAGCACCCAACGACCATCTGGCTCTTTGCGAAAAACCGACAGTATGGGACCGGCGCGTTGCTTGGGTGGCCCGCCCGCCAGAGGAGTCACGGTCAATGAAAGCTGATTCCAACAAAAAGCGTAAGCTCCCATGACCTGAATCTCCTGAATGTCCGGCTTGCCTTCGATGCGAACTTGCCCAACGGCTGAACGGAATGCGGCAGCAAAGGCATCTCGACCGCGCATCTGCGGCTGACCCGCCAAAAGAAAAACAACGTCCTCGGCCATGAGGCTCAGGACTAGGTCTAAATCACCCTCCGCCGATGCACGCATCCAACTGGCGATCACCTCTTGAATCTTCTGTTTGTCTTGCTCCCCGTTCATATATGTCAACGTCATGCCGCCTGGCCCGTAGGCCTTCGCTGAAGGCGAAAGTGGTGTCTGCGCTCCGGCGTAAACGTGGGTTGCGGCTTGGGATGCAGGTCGCCGAGCCACAAGTTGTGGGACACACGCCCCCGACAACGCAGCGAC belongs to Verrucomicrobiia bacterium and includes:
- a CDS encoding SgcJ/EcaC family oxidoreductase, whose amino-acid sequence is MNGEQDKQKIQEVIASWMRASAEGDLDLVLSLMAEDVVFLLAGQPQMRGRDAFAAAFRSAVGQVRIEGKPDIQEIQVMGAYAFCWNQLSLTVTPLAGGPPKQRAGPILSVFRKEPDGRWVLFRDANMLTAV
- a CDS encoding sigma-70 family RNA polymerase sigma factor gives rise to the protein MTTLEADARDRADMEKLQAGHATALDDLMERHAPAVFGFLARMLQNEDDANDLAQETFVRVYRARDRFRPNLRFSTWLFTIAANLARNQIRWRTRHPNVSLHAELSPAEPALADTLPASDPSPREQTVAEERAAAVRAAVNDLPADLREAIVLCEWEEHSLNAAAALVGTTPKAIESRLYRARRQLREKLHRWL
- a CDS encoding glycoside hydrolase family 172 protein, yielding MKPTRIFSVMLLLLGAWLRPGALPAQPLPEAGLAGLFRTSSALSRSVSPENFTGEKGRAGMATNGTGRHAASELGQGWKVSPSVQIKAGETFTLADLKGPGALQQIWMTPTGNWRRSILRFYWDGEKEPSVECPVGDFFACGLGHYAQINSLAVCVNPGSAFNCYWPMPFRKAARVTLENRDDQPMVLYYQINYTLAKVPRDAGYFHVQFRQESPLREKGLYTILDGVTGRGQYVGTYLTWETHNSGWWGEGEIKFYLDGDQKFPTICGTGTEDYFCGSYNFENRATRKYQPFSTPYSGLTQVLPPDKAYEPGQRFGLYRWHIPDPVRFQKDLRVTIQALGWKDGGLYRQLDDRISSVAYWYQTEPHRPFPKLPDRAALDWP